One genomic window of Lentisphaera araneosa HTCC2155 includes the following:
- a CDS encoding LysM peptidoglycan-binding domain-containing protein has product MNFKKFFVTGGSVLGLVVLSGCQSSNYSNSQNPYLLRPHEDLPPVAVEPQEAAPEVDTNVVVEEPVDEVQGIGIGDVEVNEVANEEPLLEEPDVIEEPVEPDTAIAEAPAEDQYYTVVRGDSIWKIATKYGVSQKSLVNENGIDIKKPLLIGQKLKLPAGALSEPDPMLIEEARRKQGKKSSKKGVAKTSNGGTYTVKKGDNLWTIPGKFDVKRSTFMEANGFSKDTVIYVGQKVVIPGKSGNLDSSFSSSSSSSSSSSYSSDAVASGDTYAVQKGDNLWTIPKKLNVNRADFMAVNNFDSSTVLQIGQKVKIPGKGNNTVSETAVADNNSSDAGLFDTAPTTESLAEPTTEASPEATETDAVTGETPATDPTATETAPAVAPAELSHNTYTLEVSDGETLESISLIYSTSPEEIKKYNKSIQSNADLKPGMKLTLPFKE; this is encoded by the coding sequence ATGAATTTTAAAAAGTTTTTTGTCACAGGCGGATCCGTATTGGGCCTAGTCGTATTGAGTGGTTGTCAGTCCAGTAACTATAGCAACAGTCAAAATCCCTATTTGCTTAGACCTCACGAGGATTTACCTCCTGTTGCCGTTGAGCCACAAGAAGCAGCTCCAGAAGTTGATACGAACGTTGTGGTTGAAGAGCCCGTTGATGAAGTTCAAGGTATTGGAATTGGTGACGTAGAAGTGAATGAAGTTGCTAATGAAGAACCACTCCTTGAAGAACCGGACGTAATTGAAGAGCCTGTTGAGCCGGACACTGCCATTGCAGAAGCTCCTGCGGAAGATCAGTACTACACAGTGGTTCGTGGTGATAGCATTTGGAAAATAGCCACAAAATATGGCGTTTCTCAAAAATCATTAGTTAATGAAAATGGCATCGATATTAAGAAACCACTTCTCATTGGTCAAAAACTCAAGCTCCCAGCAGGTGCTCTTTCTGAGCCAGATCCAATGCTCATTGAAGAAGCTAGGAGAAAGCAAGGAAAAAAGTCCTCCAAGAAAGGCGTCGCCAAGACCTCCAACGGCGGCACATACACCGTAAAGAAAGGCGATAACCTCTGGACGATCCCAGGTAAATTCGATGTTAAACGTAGCACTTTTATGGAAGCTAATGGCTTTAGTAAAGATACAGTGATCTATGTTGGTCAAAAAGTAGTTATCCCAGGGAAGTCAGGTAACCTTGATTCATCTTTCTCTTCTAGTTCATCATCTTCAAGCTCAAGTTCTTACTCGAGTGATGCTGTAGCCTCTGGCGATACTTACGCAGTTCAAAAAGGTGATAATCTTTGGACGATCCCCAAGAAACTCAATGTAAATCGCGCTGACTTCATGGCAGTGAACAACTTTGATTCATCGACTGTTTTACAGATTGGTCAGAAAGTGAAAATTCCTGGTAAAGGAAATAACACTGTGTCAGAAACGGCTGTGGCTGATAATAACTCAAGTGATGCAGGATTATTTGATACGGCTCCAACTACAGAGTCTTTAGCTGAACCGACAACAGAAGCAAGTCCAGAAGCGACAGAAACTGATGCTGTAACAGGTGAAACTCCTGCAACAGATCCAACAGCTACAGAAACGGCTCCTGCAGTGGCTCCAGCTGAACTCAGTCATAATACTTACACTCTAGAAGTGAGTGATGGCGAAACTCTTGAAAGTATTTCTTTGATTTACTCAACTAGCCCTGAAGAGATTAAGAAGTATAACAAATCTATTCAGTCAAATGCGGATCTTAAACCTGGAATGAAGCTCACGCTTCCTTTTAAGGAATAG
- the murD gene encoding UDP-N-acetylmuramoyl-L-alanine--D-glutamate ligase — protein MTKLAREKHQEILICGLGKSGVASARLALKQGYKCYLSDSSLQSLERKEIQQLIEEGAVFCSLPYTQAFENCVMSPGINPKSELYQAAKKASVNFMGELDFAAKFMPQTKFLAITGTNGKTTCTEMTQHTLKNLDYEAVACGNIGLPLAEVALRDNQPDFAVVEISSYQIDLLSSLKFDAAIILNVSEDHMDRYGTFDKYLDSKLMIRKFCHFLAVQQDVECAQADMVFSIGDEKADLMIGEELFQYRDQKIPLPKFSFYGKHNLENALGVLALLNSQKIDLQKSLLAMSDFTCSEHRLEDFATYQNVLYVNDSKSTNPASLMVALETFADKNKKIVLIAGGRDKNMDLSVVNPLISKYVKEVFSYGECKENLKALWHTLCLTNLCADFEGAVLEAISCAKEGDVVLLSPGCSSLDLFKSFEERGKKFKSLVQKVNE, from the coding sequence TTGACTAAATTAGCACGAGAAAAACACCAAGAAATCTTAATTTGCGGGCTCGGTAAAAGTGGCGTTGCTTCAGCTAGGTTAGCCTTGAAACAAGGCTATAAATGTTACTTGAGTGATAGTTCGCTACAGAGTCTTGAGCGTAAAGAAATTCAGCAATTGATTGAAGAGGGTGCTGTGTTCTGTAGTTTACCCTACACACAGGCTTTTGAAAATTGCGTCATGAGCCCTGGTATTAACCCCAAGAGTGAGTTGTACCAAGCAGCAAAAAAGGCCTCGGTCAACTTTATGGGGGAATTGGATTTTGCGGCGAAATTCATGCCTCAGACAAAGTTCTTAGCCATTACGGGGACCAATGGTAAGACAACTTGCACAGAAATGACTCAGCACACACTGAAAAATTTGGATTATGAGGCCGTCGCTTGTGGCAATATAGGTTTGCCTTTAGCGGAAGTCGCCCTTCGAGACAATCAGCCTGACTTTGCAGTAGTCGAGATTAGTTCCTACCAGATTGATCTTCTTAGTTCTTTAAAATTTGATGCCGCAATCATTCTTAATGTGAGTGAAGATCATATGGATCGCTATGGCACCTTTGATAAATACTTAGATTCAAAGTTAATGATACGGAAATTTTGCCACTTTTTAGCGGTTCAGCAGGATGTTGAATGTGCTCAAGCGGATATGGTTTTTTCGATAGGTGACGAAAAAGCAGATTTAATGATCGGGGAAGAATTATTTCAGTACAGAGATCAAAAAATTCCACTCCCAAAGTTTTCGTTTTACGGCAAGCACAATTTAGAAAATGCTCTAGGAGTATTAGCTTTACTCAATTCGCAAAAAATAGATCTTCAAAAATCATTGCTAGCGATGAGTGATTTTACTTGCTCCGAGCACCGCTTAGAAGATTTTGCGACTTATCAAAATGTGCTTTACGTCAATGATTCAAAGTCCACTAACCCGGCGTCATTAATGGTGGCACTAGAGACTTTTGCAGATAAAAATAAAAAAATTGTTTTAATAGCTGGCGGAAGGGACAAAAATATGGATTTATCAGTTGTTAATCCACTGATTTCTAAGTATGTTAAAGAAGTTTTTTCCTATGGTGAATGTAAAGAGAACTTAAAAGCTCTATGGCATACCTTATGCCTCACAAATTTATGTGCGGATTTTGAGGGGGCAGTTCTTGAAGCAATTTCTTGTGCAAAAGAGGGCGACGTCGTTTTACTTTCACCTGGGTGTTCAAGTCTTGATCTCTTTAAATCCTTTGAGGAAAGAGGGAAAAAGTTTAAAAGTTTAGTTCAAAAGGTTAATGAATGA
- the proB gene encoding glutamate 5-kinase: MTPREKIFNSAQRIVVKVGSRLLVDENGVPSAQRIDDLVEALHKLRELGKEVILVSSGAIASGMSLLGMTQRPKHLPELQLCAAAGQSRLMSFYEQACAKRDFHCAQLLLMADDVRNRHRHLNLSNCLNAMLRKGVMPIINENDSLTVKEIRFGENDELAALVGIMSKSELTVLMTSINGLHTLDKDGKPDKRISIVEEMNDEIRELAGGTDGNQLSTGGMHTKLNAATMLNQVGESLWIIDGQDFSSLEDLAEGKDIGTLFPASQDKMSASKRWLGFFPETQGSIVVDSGAEEALCYRGKSLLPGGLISICGDFIKGDIVDILNTQGTVIARGQSNYNNSELNKIKGCQSSDIDQILGGSANYASAIHRDNLVILKEETQ; this comes from the coding sequence ATGACACCAAGAGAAAAAATATTTAATTCAGCACAGAGAATTGTCGTCAAAGTCGGTAGCCGCCTACTCGTAGATGAAAACGGAGTGCCTTCTGCTCAGAGGATCGATGATCTCGTAGAAGCTTTGCATAAACTTCGCGAGCTGGGAAAAGAAGTCATTTTAGTCAGCTCAGGCGCCATTGCTTCTGGAATGAGTTTATTGGGCATGACCCAGCGACCCAAACACCTCCCCGAATTACAGCTTTGTGCTGCAGCAGGACAAAGCCGACTCATGAGTTTTTATGAACAGGCTTGCGCTAAGCGCGATTTTCATTGTGCTCAACTTTTACTCATGGCCGATGACGTGCGCAATAGGCACCGTCATTTGAACCTCAGCAATTGCCTCAATGCCATGCTACGAAAAGGCGTCATGCCAATCATAAACGAAAACGACTCTTTGACCGTCAAAGAAATTCGCTTTGGTGAGAATGATGAATTAGCCGCCTTAGTCGGTATTATGTCAAAATCGGAACTCACTGTTTTAATGACCTCTATCAACGGCTTACACACTTTAGACAAAGATGGCAAGCCTGACAAACGCATCTCGATAGTCGAAGAAATGAATGATGAGATTCGCGAACTTGCTGGAGGAACTGATGGCAATCAACTTTCTACTGGTGGTATGCACACAAAACTCAATGCCGCCACCATGCTCAACCAAGTGGGTGAAAGCTTGTGGATTATCGATGGCCAAGACTTCAGTTCTCTTGAAGACTTAGCCGAAGGCAAAGATATCGGCACCCTATTCCCGGCGAGCCAAGACAAAATGTCGGCTTCTAAACGTTGGCTCGGTTTCTTCCCAGAAACTCAAGGCAGTATTGTTGTCGACTCTGGTGCTGAAGAGGCCTTATGCTACAGAGGAAAAAGCTTATTACCTGGTGGACTTATCAGTATCTGCGGTGACTTTATCAAAGGCGATATCGTCGACATTCTCAATACACAAGGAACCGTCATCGCTCGCGGACAAAGTAATTATAACAACAGCGAACTTAACAAAATTAAAGGTTGTCAATCGTCAGATATCGACCAAATCCTTGGTGGCAGTGCTAATTATGCATCCGCAATTCACCGAGATAATTTAGTGATTTTAAAAGAGGAAACTCAATAA
- a CDS encoding glutamate-5-semialdehyde dehydrogenase — protein sequence MNYAEELEIMGKRAKKASLALSILSCRVKNRALEAMGAALEEHTEEILKANEIDLQNGRDAGMSESLLDRLKLTPERVQDIAKGLIGVASLTDPVGRIESTFHRPNGLVIEKIKVPIGVIGIIYEARPNVTADAAGLCLKSGNASILRGGREALSSSKAIVKVLYDAGVESGLPEYFMQVIPWTDREAVNIMLKLNKYIHLIIPRGGEGLIEAVMRESTIPVIKNYKGVCHVYVDKEADLDLAVDIVVNSKCQRPSVCNSAEGVIVHADIAKEFIPKVYAALNDANCEVRADEAFRQLAPEATAIQQSDRGEEFLDYIIAGTVVESLDEAIDYINEYSSGHSESIVSTNKESCRRFQMEIDSAAVYSNSSTRFTDGAEFGMGAEIGISTDKLHARGPMGLEELTTYKYIINGTGQLKG from the coding sequence ATGAATTATGCAGAAGAATTAGAAATCATGGGCAAGAGAGCTAAAAAAGCCTCTCTCGCACTCTCCATCTTAAGTTGTCGTGTTAAAAACCGTGCCCTCGAAGCTATGGGCGCAGCTCTTGAAGAACACACAGAAGAAATTTTAAAAGCTAACGAAATCGACTTACAAAATGGCCGTGACGCAGGCATGAGTGAATCTTTACTCGATCGCCTTAAACTCACACCAGAACGCGTGCAAGATATTGCCAAAGGTCTCATTGGCGTTGCCTCTCTGACTGACCCTGTCGGAAGAATCGAATCGACTTTTCACCGCCCCAATGGTTTAGTGATCGAAAAGATCAAAGTACCCATCGGCGTTATCGGTATCATTTACGAAGCGCGCCCCAATGTAACGGCAGACGCAGCAGGCCTCTGTTTAAAATCTGGCAATGCCTCAATCTTACGCGGTGGCCGCGAAGCTCTCAGTTCAAGCAAGGCTATCGTTAAAGTTCTTTATGATGCAGGTGTTGAAAGCGGTTTACCAGAATACTTCATGCAAGTTATTCCTTGGACGGATCGCGAAGCGGTCAACATTATGCTTAAGCTTAATAAATACATTCACCTCATCATCCCTCGCGGTGGTGAAGGCCTTATTGAAGCCGTTATGCGCGAAAGCACGATTCCAGTCATCAAGAACTACAAAGGCGTTTGTCACGTCTACGTAGATAAAGAAGCTGACCTCGACCTTGCGGTTGATATTGTTGTGAATTCAAAATGCCAGAGACCAAGCGTCTGTAACTCTGCTGAAGGCGTCATTGTTCATGCGGATATCGCAAAAGAATTTATCCCCAAAGTTTACGCTGCTCTCAATGACGCCAATTGCGAAGTTCGCGCAGATGAAGCATTTCGTCAACTAGCTCCAGAAGCTACCGCTATCCAACAGAGTGATCGTGGTGAAGAGTTCTTGGATTACATCATTGCCGGCACAGTCGTTGAGTCACTCGACGAAGCGATTGACTACATCAATGAATATAGCTCAGGTCACAGTGAGTCCATTGTAAGTACAAACAAAGAATCTTGCCGTCGTTTCCAAATGGAAATTGACTCTGCAGCCGTATACTCAAATTCCTCGACTCGTTTCACTGATGGTGCTGAATTTGGCATGGGCGCTGAAATCGGAATTAGTACTGATAAACTTCACGCTCGTGGCCCCATGGGCTTAGAAGAACTCACGACTTATAAATACATCATTAATGGTACTGGACAGCTCAAAGGCTAA
- a CDS encoding TlyA family RNA methyltransferase → MPKIKKKRADQLLIEQGLVESAEEAKKLILLGLVRSRADHIVRKTTETYPVDSEMSVDRPSPYVSRGAFKLKTSLKKFAPDLTEKVGMDVGASTGGFTDLMLSFGAKRVYTIDSGTNQLHYKLRSDERVICRENFNAKNISEKEIPEEVDLMTCDVSFISVTRILHAAASCLKSQALAFILVKPQFELSKDLVGDGVVRDNALRQQALSKVCDFCKDELSWELIDQIDSPLAGPKGNVEFLAVFQAP, encoded by the coding sequence ATGCCCAAGATCAAAAAAAAGCGTGCCGATCAATTATTGATTGAACAAGGCTTAGTAGAATCAGCTGAAGAAGCAAAAAAACTGATTCTCCTTGGTCTTGTCCGCTCGCGTGCCGATCACATTGTCCGCAAGACCACAGAGACCTACCCTGTAGACTCTGAAATGAGTGTCGATCGTCCTTCTCCCTATGTGAGTCGCGGAGCCTTCAAACTTAAAACATCACTCAAGAAATTCGCCCCTGACCTCACTGAAAAAGTCGGCATGGATGTAGGTGCTTCAACCGGAGGCTTTACTGACTTGATGTTGAGCTTTGGTGCAAAACGCGTCTACACAATTGACTCGGGAACCAATCAACTGCACTATAAATTGCGCAGTGATGAGCGCGTCATATGCCGCGAGAACTTCAACGCCAAAAACATTAGCGAAAAAGAGATTCCTGAAGAAGTAGATCTCATGACTTGTGATGTGTCTTTTATATCAGTCACTAGAATCCTTCACGCCGCAGCTAGCTGCTTGAAATCACAGGCCCTCGCCTTCATTTTGGTCAAACCACAATTTGAATTAAGCAAAGACTTAGTGGGAGACGGAGTTGTACGCGATAATGCTTTACGTCAACAGGCACTAAGCAAAGTTTGCGACTTCTGCAAAGATGAACTTAGTTGGGAGCTTATCGACCAAATCGACTCCCCCTTAGCTGGCCCCAAAGGAAATGTTGAATTTTTAGCCGTTTTTCAAGCCCCCTAA
- the cdaA gene encoding diadenylate cyclase CdaA, which translates to MDFLFDRTLWIVSLKMGFEIALLSIVIYTVLLFIKGTRAAPILAGAAFIFLISWLISAVLDLAVLGWITAQISTLVAFLAIIIFQPEIRRAFAELGKGRLKSSNQARTKEIIQMINESAHYLAERKIGALIAIERNIGMRFLMESGVQVEADLTKELLCTIFYPNTPLHDGGVVISGDKIKASACFFPLSQDDGIIKSLGSRHRAGVGVTEETDCVCIIVSEETGGISIAYRGRLARGVDEQRLLRHLNNFLLNSSDNKNFSVSDNVERFKKAVTQAEENENEV; encoded by the coding sequence ATGGACTTTCTTTTTGATAGAACCTTATGGATAGTTAGCTTAAAAATGGGCTTTGAAATAGCCTTGCTTTCCATTGTCATTTATACCGTTTTACTTTTTATTAAAGGCACGCGAGCAGCACCCATCCTTGCCGGTGCAGCTTTCATCTTTCTAATCTCATGGTTGATCTCTGCTGTTTTAGACCTAGCTGTATTAGGCTGGATCACAGCTCAAATCTCAACTTTAGTTGCCTTTTTAGCCATCATCATTTTTCAACCAGAAATCCGTCGCGCCTTTGCCGAATTAGGCAAAGGTCGCCTAAAAAGCAGTAATCAGGCTCGCACAAAAGAAATCATCCAAATGATTAATGAGAGTGCTCACTACCTCGCAGAAAGAAAAATTGGCGCCCTCATTGCCATCGAAAGAAATATTGGCATGCGTTTTTTAATGGAATCTGGCGTACAAGTCGAAGCAGACTTAACGAAAGAACTTCTCTGTACAATTTTCTATCCCAACACTCCCCTTCACGATGGTGGCGTTGTTATTTCTGGAGATAAAATTAAAGCATCGGCTTGTTTCTTCCCTCTCTCTCAAGATGATGGCATCATTAAGAGTTTAGGCAGTCGTCACCGCGCAGGTGTAGGTGTTACGGAAGAAACGGATTGTGTTTGCATTATTGTTTCAGAAGAGACTGGCGGTATCTCGATTGCCTATCGAGGACGTTTGGCTCGTGGTGTTGATGAACAAAGGCTCTTACGTCACCTCAACAATTTCTTACTCAATTCAAGCGACAACAAAAACTTCAGTGTTTCCGATAATGTTGAACGCTTTAAGAAAGCTGTGACCCAAGCCGAGGAAAATGAAAATGAAGTCTAA
- a CDS encoding CdaR family protein, giving the protein MKSKLIVNLFTNDFQRKLIAIFFALLIWFIVNERISKVQTFSGIPITLVNPNSNIILSKTNQPTANIILRGPNKILQSLESKDITVRLTIPEGVRPGTLKLLLTEDDITIPHMTQIENIISQTIIVEVDEMREKEVPVRLLFNNAISDKYRLINTPTIEPKTKLINGPSQRLDSINYLTTKPFLIDSSRDKSFVSSVSLSLPSGIKADFDKVKVIVDIESASKLLPMRRQKLSVMSPGQTIQVDLPFVDAVISGPPTTIDKLKANEVKFFIEKSDDDKLKVHFWCPYDEVYLQSVMPEYISNPWIK; this is encoded by the coding sequence ATGAAGTCTAAACTCATCGTCAATTTATTCACCAATGACTTTCAGCGTAAGCTTATTGCTATTTTCTTTGCTTTACTCATTTGGTTTATAGTTAACGAAAGAATTAGTAAAGTTCAAACTTTTTCCGGTATACCCATTACTTTGGTGAATCCAAATAGTAATATCATTCTCTCAAAAACGAACCAACCAACTGCCAACATCATTTTGCGTGGCCCCAATAAAATCCTTCAGTCACTTGAGAGTAAAGACATCACTGTTCGGTTAACTATACCTGAAGGCGTACGCCCGGGCACCTTAAAACTTTTGCTCACCGAAGATGATATCACCATCCCTCACATGACGCAGATTGAAAATATTATCAGTCAGACAATCATTGTGGAAGTCGATGAAATGCGCGAAAAAGAAGTTCCCGTCCGCCTCCTCTTCAACAATGCTATCTCTGATAAATACAGACTCATCAATACGCCCACTATTGAGCCTAAAACAAAGCTGATCAATGGTCCAAGTCAACGTCTCGATTCAATCAACTACTTAACTACTAAACCCTTCCTCATCGATAGCTCAAGGGACAAAAGTTTTGTCAGCTCAGTTTCACTCAGCTTACCTTCTGGAATTAAAGCCGATTTTGATAAGGTCAAAGTAATTGTTGATATTGAAAGTGCCTCAAAACTCTTACCCATGCGTCGTCAAAAGCTCTCTGTTATGAGCCCCGGCCAAACCATTCAAGTTGATTTGCCTTTTGTGGACGCAGTCATTAGTGGGCCACCGACAACTATCGATAAACTTAAAGCTAACGAAGTTAAATTTTTCATTGAAAAAAGTGACGATGATAAACTTAAAGTTCACTTCTGGTGCCCGTACGATGAAGTCTACCTTCAATCAGTGATGCCAGAATACATCTCAAACCCCTGGATAAAGTAA
- a CDS encoding nitroreductase family protein, translating into MDLINAINRRRSARKFLPRSPEKDQILPIMEAARFAHSIANRQVLRYMVCLNKAKSLRISDFVNLNTTHQNLHENEENTSAPAYIICAGPEGESPNLYADVGTAFQNMSLAAMTEKLSMCFVTEFDSAQITKEFELPPGFKILAIFAIGTAAESSVAYNAESLPEHIENASDSRIIQIPKLRASQITTWIE; encoded by the coding sequence ATGGATTTAATTAACGCCATCAATCGCCGTCGAAGCGCACGCAAATTCCTCCCCCGCTCCCCTGAAAAGGATCAAATTCTTCCTATAATGGAAGCGGCTAGGTTTGCTCACTCAATAGCTAATCGTCAGGTTCTTCGCTACATGGTTTGTCTCAACAAAGCTAAAAGCCTTCGCATTAGTGATTTTGTTAATTTGAATACAACCCATCAAAACCTTCACGAAAATGAAGAAAATACTTCTGCGCCAGCCTACATCATTTGTGCGGGTCCAGAGGGCGAGAGCCCCAACCTTTACGCCGATGTGGGAACTGCTTTTCAAAACATGTCCTTAGCTGCCATGACAGAAAAACTCTCCATGTGCTTTGTCACTGAATTTGATTCAGCACAAATCACTAAAGAATTTGAACTCCCCCCAGGTTTTAAGATCCTCGCCATATTTGCCATAGGTACTGCCGCAGAGAGTTCAGTTGCCTACAACGCAGAAAGTCTTCCTGAGCACATTGAAAACGCATCAGATTCACGTATCATTCAAATTCCAAAACTAAGAGCTTCACAAATAACGACTTGGATTGAATAA
- a CDS encoding TatD family hydrolase, whose amino-acid sequence MFDTHFHLDPEDNAEEIYKNARSAGVEYMTLIGCDPESCDRAINTAAKFENMFFSAGVHPLYVKDFQGETSDFDHYYKNENNVAVGEIGLDFYYDKDEAIQKRQITIFESFLNKSRELQKPAIIHSREAFPETLSCINNTLEGKQDFILHCYTGDENWVSGFLDAGGYISYSGIVTFKNADSLRKSLEKVPLDRILIETDSPYLAPVPMRGKRNQPAYVVHVRDKIAQLLSMDLEELTKLTTQNAKRVFKLS is encoded by the coding sequence ATGTTTGATACACACTTCCACCTCGACCCCGAGGATAATGCAGAAGAGATTTATAAAAATGCTCGTTCTGCAGGAGTAGAATATATGACCCTGATTGGTTGTGACCCCGAATCCTGCGACCGTGCAATCAACACCGCTGCCAAATTTGAAAACATGTTTTTTTCCGCAGGCGTACACCCTTTATATGTAAAAGACTTCCAGGGTGAAACCTCAGATTTTGATCATTATTACAAGAATGAGAACAACGTCGCAGTTGGTGAGATCGGCTTAGATTTTTATTATGATAAAGATGAAGCCATTCAAAAAAGACAGATCACTATTTTTGAAAGCTTCCTCAATAAATCGCGTGAATTACAGAAACCCGCTATTATCCATAGCCGCGAAGCTTTTCCCGAAACTCTTTCATGTATAAACAACACCCTTGAGGGTAAACAAGATTTTATCTTACACTGCTATACAGGCGATGAAAATTGGGTAAGTGGATTTCTTGACGCAGGTGGCTACATATCTTATTCGGGGATTGTGACCTTTAAAAATGCAGACTCATTGAGGAAAAGCTTAGAGAAAGTTCCACTCGATCGTATCCTTATCGAAACTGACTCCCCCTACCTCGCTCCTGTACCCATGAGAGGCAAGAGAAACCAACCTGCTTACGTCGTTCATGTTAGAGATAAAATCGCTCAACTACTTTCTATGGATCTTGAGGAATTGACCAAATTAACCACTCAAAATGCTAAAAGAGTTTTCAAGTTAAGCTAA
- the folE gene encoding GTP cyclohydrolase I FolE: protein MLDTSKTDITLGHEVEAYLASKGQSTPLVKSDLGAKQKIQKIESLFGEIMETLGLDLKDDSLMDSPSRVAKMYVNEIFWGLNPDNFPKCTAIENKMAYDEMVTVSDIKVMSNCEHHFVVIDGFAHVSYIPNKKVIGLSKINRIVDYFSRRPQVQERLTHQIFHTLCYILDTQDVAVVIDATHYCVKSRGIQDASSRTSTSKIGGQFKRNPATRAEFFSQINNK from the coding sequence ATGTTAGACACGAGCAAAACTGATATTACCCTTGGCCATGAAGTAGAAGCCTACTTAGCTAGCAAGGGACAATCAACGCCACTAGTTAAGAGTGACCTCGGTGCTAAACAAAAAATTCAGAAAATCGAATCTCTCTTCGGAGAAATCATGGAGACTCTCGGCTTAGACCTAAAAGACGACAGCCTCATGGATAGCCCTAGTCGCGTTGCTAAAATGTATGTAAATGAAATATTTTGGGGACTCAACCCCGATAATTTCCCCAAGTGTACGGCAATTGAAAACAAAATGGCCTACGACGAAATGGTTACGGTTTCTGACATTAAAGTCATGTCCAACTGTGAGCACCACTTTGTGGTGATCGATGGATTCGCACATGTTTCCTATATACCTAACAAAAAAGTTATTGGTCTTAGCAAAATCAATCGTATTGTAGATTATTTTAGCCGTAGACCTCAAGTTCAAGAACGTTTAACTCATCAAATTTTCCACACTCTTTGCTACATCCTCGACACCCAAGATGTAGCAGTAGTTATCGATGCAACCCACTACTGTGTAAAATCTCGTGGCATACAAGATGCGAGCTCTAGAACCTCGACTTCAAAAATTGGTGGTCAGTTCAAGCGCAACCCTGCGACTCGTGCCGAATTTTTCTCACAAATAAATAACAAGTAA
- a CDS encoding 6-pyruvoyl trahydropterin synthase family protein produces MYRSTKSFFYLPCAHRQWRDDGDCQLVHGYDRSIHFTFESDGLDDKCWVMDFGGLKHIKAWLEDKFDHTLLINEDDPEMAFFEEMDRKGLCRLRVLPNIGMEGSAKYIFDYVDPWVQEQTDGRVRVFSVECRENEKNSAIYYRD; encoded by the coding sequence ATGTATCGTTCAACTAAGAGCTTCTTTTACCTACCCTGTGCCCATAGACAGTGGCGTGACGATGGCGACTGCCAACTCGTACACGGCTATGATAGATCTATTCACTTTACTTTTGAGTCCGATGGACTCGATGACAAATGCTGGGTCATGGACTTTGGTGGACTCAAACACATCAAAGCCTGGCTTGAAGATAAGTTTGACCACACTCTTCTCATTAATGAAGATGATCCTGAAATGGCTTTCTTTGAAGAAATGGATCGCAAAGGTCTTTGTCGTTTACGCGTCCTCCCCAATATTGGTATGGAAGGTTCAGCTAAATACATTTTTGATTATGTGGATCCTTGGGTACAAGAACAGACTGATGGTCGCGTTAGAGTTTTCTCGGTGGAATGCCGTGAAAACGAAAAGAACTCCGCCATCTATTACCGAGATTAA